A DNA window from Pseudomonas sp. B21-056 contains the following coding sequences:
- a CDS encoding general stress protein encodes MANTGNNNPGNFANDREKASEAGKKGGQASGGNFANDPERASEAGRKGGQASGGNFAKDPERAAEAGRKGGQASGGNFANDPERASEAGRKGGQASGGNFANDREKASEAGKKGGENSHGGGRKS; translated from the coding sequence ATGGCTAATACAGGCAATAACAACCCTGGCAATTTCGCTAACGATCGTGAAAAGGCATCGGAAGCCGGGAAAAAAGGCGGGCAAGCGTCCGGGGGCAATTTTGCCAACGATCCTGAACGTGCTTCTGAAGCCGGCCGCAAAGGTGGCCAGGCATCCGGCGGCAACTTCGCCAAAGACCCTGAGCGTGCCGCGGAAGCCGGGCGCAAGGGCGGGCAAGCCTCCGGCGGCAATTTTGCCAACGACCCTGAACGTGCTTCAGAAGCCGGGCGCAAAGGTGGCCAGGCGTCAGGCGGCAATTTCGCCAACGACCGGGAAAAAGCTTCGGAAGCCGGCAAGAAGGGCGGTGAGAACAGCCACGGCGGTGGTCGTAAATCGTAA
- a CDS encoding CoA transferase subunit A yields the protein MAGFDKRVSSYEEALAGLKDGMTVIAGGFGLCGIPENLIAEIKRKGIRDLTVVSNNCGVDGFGLGVLLEDRQIRKVIASYVGENALFEQQLLSGEIEVQLTPQGTLAEKMRAGGAGIPAFFTATGVGTPVAEGKEVREFHGRQYLMEESITGDFAIVKGWKADHFGNVVYRHTAQNFNPLAATAGKITVVEVEEIVAPGELDPTQIHTPGIYVDRVICGTFEKRIEQRTVRK from the coding sequence ATGGCAGGTTTCGACAAACGCGTGAGCTCTTATGAAGAAGCCCTGGCGGGCTTGAAGGACGGCATGACCGTCATCGCCGGCGGCTTCGGCCTGTGCGGCATTCCGGAAAACCTGATCGCCGAGATCAAGCGCAAGGGCATCCGCGACCTCACCGTGGTGTCCAACAACTGCGGCGTCGACGGCTTCGGCCTCGGCGTGCTCCTGGAAGACCGGCAGATCCGCAAGGTGATCGCCTCCTACGTCGGCGAGAACGCCCTCTTCGAGCAGCAGCTGTTGAGCGGCGAAATCGAAGTCCAGCTCACCCCCCAAGGCACCCTCGCGGAAAAAATGCGCGCCGGCGGTGCAGGCATCCCCGCGTTCTTCACCGCCACCGGCGTCGGAACCCCGGTGGCCGAAGGCAAGGAAGTGCGTGAATTCCATGGCCGCCAGTACCTGATGGAAGAATCCATCACCGGTGACTTCGCCATCGTCAAAGGCTGGAAAGCCGACCACTTCGGCAACGTGGTCTATCGTCACACCGCACAGAACTTCAACCCGCTGGCCGCCACGGCGGGCAAGATCACCGTGGTCGAAGTCGAAGAAATCGTCGCACCCGGCGAGCTGGACCCGACGCAGATCCACACCCCTGGCATCTACGTCGACCGGGTCATCTGCGGCACGTTCGAGAAGCGCATCGAACAGCGCACCGTGCGCAAGTGA
- a CDS encoding metallothionein: protein MSESKMKCGCPDCQCEVDPQRVFNHDGEAYCSQACAEQHPNGEPCPAPDCHCEGSGKDTHC, encoded by the coding sequence ATGAGCGAATCGAAAATGAAATGCGGTTGCCCCGATTGCCAGTGCGAGGTGGACCCGCAGCGGGTGTTCAACCACGACGGCGAGGCCTATTGCAGCCAGGCCTGCGCAGAGCAGCATCCCAACGGCGAACCCTGTCCGGCACCCGACTGCCATTGCGAGGGCAGTGGCAAGGACACGCACTGTTAG
- a CDS encoding ZIP family metal transporter: protein MDQPTSRIRTPWRTWLDPVQNNLLLGISFWLGLAVVAALLLYSGYNALVGADRQNLGYAVLGGTSGFAATALGALMAVVLRDISSRTQDIMLGFAAGMMLAASSFSLILPGIEAAQVICGNQLLAAFVVVVGLGLGVALMIGLDRFVPHEHELSGRRGPQAERINRVWLFVLAITLHNLPEGMAIGVSFADGDFKVGLPLTTAIAIQDIPEGLAIAMALRVTGISTLRAALIAVGSGLMEPLGSVIGLGMSSGVAVAYPISLGLAAGAMIFVVSHEVIPETHRNGHETPATLGLMMGFAVMMFLDTALG from the coding sequence ATGGACCAGCCCACCTCCCGGATCCGCACGCCCTGGCGTACCTGGCTGGATCCCGTGCAGAACAACCTGTTGCTGGGGATCAGCTTCTGGCTCGGGCTGGCGGTGGTCGCCGCCTTGCTGCTCTACAGTGGCTACAACGCACTGGTGGGCGCTGACCGCCAGAACCTGGGCTATGCAGTGCTGGGCGGTACGTCCGGTTTTGCCGCCACGGCCCTGGGTGCATTGATGGCCGTGGTGCTGCGGGATATTTCGTCACGCACCCAGGACATCATGTTGGGGTTCGCTGCAGGCATGATGCTGGCCGCCAGTTCGTTCTCGCTGATCCTGCCCGGCATCGAAGCTGCCCAGGTCATTTGCGGCAATCAGTTACTGGCGGCATTCGTTGTCGTGGTCGGCCTGGGCCTGGGCGTTGCCCTGATGATCGGCCTCGACCGTTTCGTGCCCCATGAACACGAGTTGAGCGGCCGGCGCGGTCCGCAGGCCGAGCGCATCAATCGCGTCTGGTTGTTCGTGCTCGCGATCACCTTGCACAACTTGCCGGAAGGCATGGCGATTGGCGTCAGTTTTGCCGATGGCGATTTCAAGGTCGGGCTGCCGCTGACCACCGCGATTGCCATCCAGGACATCCCCGAGGGACTTGCCATTGCCATGGCGCTGCGGGTCACCGGCATCAGCACCTTGCGTGCCGCGTTGATCGCGGTCGGTTCGGGGCTGATGGAGCCGCTGGGGTCGGTGATCGGCCTGGGCATGTCCTCGGGCGTGGCCGTGGCCTATCCCATCAGCCTGGGGCTGGCCGCCGGGGCGATGATCTTCGTGGTGTCTCACGAAGTGATCCCCGAAACCCATCGCAACGGCCACGAGACCCCGGCTACCCTGGGGTTGATGATGGGGTTTGCGGTGATGATGTTCCTCGACACGGCGCTGGGCTGA
- a CDS encoding ferritin-like domain-containing protein, protein MATPKENLLDWLNDAHAMEQQAEKMLKAQAERLEHYPVLKARIEEHLQETLGQQKLVEQCIQRLGGSTSMLKDMAGKLMAFGQAVGGMTMSDEVVKGAMSGYVFENLEIASYTVLIEAAKAAGDVETQRACEQILPQEVAMADWLRDHLPQITQAFLERSANPHTEAKR, encoded by the coding sequence ATGGCAACGCCTAAAGAGAACCTGCTGGACTGGCTCAACGACGCCCATGCCATGGAGCAGCAAGCAGAAAAAATGCTCAAGGCCCAGGCCGAGCGCCTGGAGCACTATCCAGTACTGAAGGCCCGCATCGAAGAGCATCTGCAGGAAACCCTCGGGCAACAGAAACTGGTGGAACAATGCATCCAGCGCCTGGGCGGCAGCACGTCGATGCTCAAGGACATGGCCGGAAAGCTCATGGCTTTCGGCCAGGCGGTGGGCGGCATGACCATGAGCGATGAAGTGGTCAAGGGCGCGATGAGTGGCTACGTGTTCGAGAACCTCGAAATCGCTTCCTATACCGTGCTGATCGAAGCGGCGAAAGCGGCCGGCGATGTCGAGACCCAGCGTGCCTGCGAGCAGATCCTGCCACAGGAAGTCGCCATGGCCGATTGGCTGCGCGACCACTTGCCGCAGATCACCCAGGCGTTCCTCGAACGTTCCGCCAACCCCCATACCGAAGCCAAGCGCTGA
- a CDS encoding manganese catalase family protein, translated as MFLHNKRLQYTVRVAEPNPGLANLLLEQFGGAQGELAAASRYFTQALSEDDPGRKDLLMDIATEELSHLEIIGSIIVMLNKGAKGRMAEGVEKEGQLYRDINGAGNDSHITSLLYGAGSPLTNSAGVPWTAAYIDTIGEPTADMRSNIAAEARAKIIYERLMNVTDDPGVKEALGFLMTREIAHQLSFEKALHAIQPNFPQGKLPGMPEFTNVYFNMSQGEPAVRGPWNQGDDWEFVEDPTPAVDGGDGLASVQLSKKDEALLMDMKARTMSNPESDPTTGADLGSGMQADKL; from the coding sequence ATGTTTCTACATAACAAGCGACTGCAGTACACGGTGCGCGTGGCCGAGCCGAATCCAGGCCTCGCCAACCTGTTGCTGGAACAGTTTGGTGGCGCCCAGGGCGAGTTGGCGGCGGCATCGCGCTATTTCACCCAGGCGTTGTCCGAGGATGATCCGGGCCGCAAGGACTTGCTCATGGACATCGCTACCGAGGAACTCAGCCACCTGGAGATCATCGGTTCGATCATCGTGATGCTGAACAAGGGCGCCAAGGGCAGGATGGCCGAAGGCGTGGAAAAGGAAGGGCAGTTGTATCGGGACATCAACGGCGCCGGCAACGATTCCCATATCACCAGTCTTCTGTATGGCGCCGGTTCGCCCCTGACCAACTCGGCCGGTGTGCCCTGGACCGCAGCCTACATCGATACCATCGGCGAGCCGACCGCAGACATGCGCTCCAACATCGCCGCCGAGGCACGGGCAAAAATCATCTATGAGCGGCTGATGAATGTCACTGACGACCCGGGTGTGAAAGAAGCCTTGGGCTTTTTGATGACCCGGGAAATCGCTCACCAGTTGTCATTCGAAAAAGCCCTGCACGCTATCCAGCCCAATTTCCCTCAAGGTAAATTGCCCGGCATGCCGGAGTTCACCAATGTGTACTTCAACATGTCCCAGGGCGAGCCGGCCGTACGCGGCCCATGGAACCAGGGCGACGATTGGGAGTTTGTCGAAGACCCCACGCCGGCGGTGGATGGCGGCGATGGCCTGGCCAGCGTACAACTGAGTAAAAAAGACGAAGCCCTGCTGATGGACATGAAGGCGCGGACGATGTCCAACCCCGAAAGCGACCCCACCACAGGTGCCGACTTGGGTTCGGGGATGCAAGCTGACAAACTGTAG
- a CDS encoding LysR family transcriptional regulator → MTLKQIRAFLAVAQSLSFAVACERLHLSQSALSLTIKALEEGLGGRLFSRNTRNVALTPEGESLLPLARRLIADWDNAEDEMRQRFTLQRGRVKLAAMPSFAGNLLPPILKTFRVRYPNVNVTVNDVINEQVLEMVRDRDVELGVAFEPLQGSSLAFTPLYLDRFVAVVPLDSPLAQRSEIQWQTLLEQPFITLQRPSTVRVMLEEHLQARGMKLPVEFESHQLATVGRMVASGLGVSAVPALCVGQMHELGARCITLSDPVVERAIGVLTKPGHELSAAAQALFDTLKDQDLGARLGM, encoded by the coding sequence ATGACCCTCAAGCAGATCCGTGCCTTCCTTGCCGTGGCCCAGAGCCTGAGTTTCGCCGTGGCCTGCGAGCGACTGCACCTGTCCCAATCGGCCCTGAGCCTGACCATCAAGGCCCTGGAAGAAGGCCTGGGCGGGCGCCTGTTCAGCCGCAATACCCGCAACGTCGCGCTGACCCCTGAGGGTGAATCCCTGTTGCCCCTGGCCCGACGGCTGATTGCCGACTGGGACAACGCCGAGGATGAAATGCGCCAGCGCTTCACCTTGCAGCGCGGCCGCGTGAAGCTGGCGGCGATGCCGTCGTTTGCCGGCAACCTGCTGCCACCGATCCTCAAGACCTTCCGCGTCCGCTATCCGAATGTCAACGTCACGGTCAACGATGTGATCAACGAACAGGTGCTGGAGATGGTGCGCGATCGTGATGTCGAACTGGGTGTTGCGTTCGAGCCGCTGCAGGGGTCATCCCTGGCATTCACGCCGTTGTACCTGGACCGTTTCGTTGCGGTGGTGCCACTGGATTCGCCCTTGGCCCAACGCAGCGAAATCCAGTGGCAGACGTTGCTGGAACAACCGTTCATCACCTTGCAACGGCCCTCCACCGTGCGAGTGATGCTCGAGGAGCATCTCCAGGCCAGGGGCATGAAGCTACCGGTGGAATTCGAAAGCCACCAGCTTGCGACGGTCGGGCGCATGGTCGCCAGCGGCCTCGGGGTGAGCGCGGTGCCGGCGCTGTGCGTCGGGCAGATGCACGAGCTGGGCGCGCGTTGCATCACCCTCAGCGATCCGGTGGTGGAGCGCGCCATCGGGGTGCTGACCAAGCCGGGACATGAACTCTCGGCGGCGGCGCAGGCGCTGTTCGATACCCTCAAGGATCAGGACCTGGGGGCTCGATTGGGTATGTAG
- a CDS encoding DNA topoisomerase III: MRLYLCEKPSQAKDIAAVLGATRRGDGCWLGANVTVTWCIGHLLETAPPDAYDARYKRWVLADLPIVPAQWKMTVKPKTAGQYKAVKRLLGEAKELVIATDADREGEMIARELVEHCRYRGPIQRLWLSALDEASIRKALAALKPGAETFNLYHSALGRSRADWLIGMNMSRLFTLLGRQSGYQGVLPVGRVQTPTLRLVVDRDRSIADFVPVAYWAIDVQLRHAGTAFIAQWRADPDACDDQERCLNQALARDAAQAMDNAATARVTKVRTERLREAAPLPFDLGTLQEVCSKKLGLGAQETLDIAQSLYETYKVITYPRSDCGYLPLSQHSEAPAILAALAQADPGLAPLREHLQPQRKSRAWNDAKVSAHHGIIPTAAAKNLDKLAGKQRAVYTLIRARYLAQFLPNHEYDRTQADFDCAGQALRAVGKQIVEPGWKRALPEALAPAKGREVPAPQPLPVLTEGHDCAVDEVRLKDLWTQPPKPFTEGDLIKAMKNVAKLVEDPLLKQKLKDTTGIGTEATRASIIQGLLDRGYLVKNGKALSATPAAFSLIDAVPRAIADPGTTAIWEQALDMVQSGEMSLEEFVTRQAAWMSKHIARCQGMSLTISGPASPAGRGATPWKNKRKPTKRKTTGTPRKAAKTKTV; this comes from the coding sequence ATGCGGTTGTACCTGTGTGAAAAACCGTCCCAGGCCAAGGACATCGCCGCCGTGCTCGGCGCCACGCGGCGCGGCGACGGCTGTTGGTTGGGCGCGAACGTCACGGTGACCTGGTGCATCGGCCATCTGCTGGAAACCGCCCCGCCCGATGCCTACGATGCCCGCTACAAGCGCTGGGTGCTGGCCGACCTGCCCATCGTGCCGGCGCAATGGAAAATGACCGTCAAGCCGAAAACCGCCGGCCAGTACAAGGCGGTCAAGCGCCTGCTGGGGGAAGCGAAGGAACTGGTGATCGCCACCGACGCCGACCGCGAGGGCGAAATGATCGCCCGGGAACTGGTGGAACACTGCCGCTATCGCGGGCCGATCCAGCGGCTGTGGTTGTCGGCCCTCGACGAAGCCTCGATCCGCAAGGCCCTGGCCGCCCTCAAGCCGGGGGCCGAAACCTTCAACCTGTATCATTCGGCCCTGGGCCGCTCCCGGGCCGACTGGCTGATCGGCATGAACATGAGTCGCCTGTTCACGCTGCTGGGGCGTCAGTCCGGTTATCAAGGCGTACTGCCGGTGGGCCGGGTGCAGACACCCACCCTGCGACTGGTGGTGGACCGCGACCGCAGCATCGCCGACTTCGTGCCGGTCGCCTACTGGGCCATCGACGTGCAACTGCGCCACGCCGGTACCGCCTTCATCGCCCAGTGGCGCGCCGACCCCGACGCCTGCGACGACCAGGAGCGCTGCCTGAACCAGGCCCTGGCCCGCGACGCCGCCCAGGCCATGGACAACGCCGCCACAGCCCGGGTGACCAAGGTACGCACCGAGCGCCTGCGCGAAGCAGCGCCGCTGCCCTTCGACCTCGGGACCCTGCAGGAAGTCTGCTCGAAGAAGCTCGGCCTCGGCGCCCAGGAAACCCTGGACATTGCCCAGTCGCTCTACGAAACCTACAAAGTCATTACCTATCCCCGTAGCGATTGCGGCTACCTGCCCTTGAGCCAGCACAGCGAAGCGCCCGCCATCCTGGCCGCCCTCGCCCAGGCCGACCCGGGCCTCGCGCCGCTGCGTGAACACCTGCAACCGCAACGCAAGTCCCGGGCCTGGAACGATGCCAAGGTCAGTGCGCACCACGGCATCATCCCCACCGCTGCGGCGAAGAACCTCGACAAGCTCGCCGGCAAGCAACGGGCCGTCTATACGCTGATCCGTGCGCGGTACCTGGCGCAGTTCCTGCCCAACCATGAATACGACCGGACCCAGGCCGACTTCGACTGCGCCGGCCAGGCGCTGCGGGCCGTGGGCAAGCAGATCGTCGAACCCGGCTGGAAACGCGCCTTGCCCGAAGCATTGGCACCGGCAAAGGGCCGTGAAGTGCCCGCGCCGCAACCCCTTCCGGTGTTGACCGAGGGGCATGATTGCGCCGTGGACGAGGTCAGGCTCAAGGACCTCTGGACCCAGCCACCCAAGCCGTTCACCGAAGGCGACCTGATCAAGGCGATGAAAAACGTCGCCAAACTGGTGGAGGATCCGCTGCTCAAGCAGAAGCTCAAGGACACCACCGGCATCGGCACCGAAGCGACCCGGGCGTCGATCATCCAGGGCCTGCTCGATCGCGGTTACCTGGTGAAAAACGGCAAGGCCTTGTCCGCCACCCCGGCGGCCTTCAGCCTGATCGACGCGGTCCCCCGCGCCATTGCCGACCCGGGCACCACCGCCATCTGGGAACAGGCGCTGGACATGGTGCAAAGCGGTGAAATGAGCCTGGAGGAATTCGTGACCCGGCAAGCCGCCTGGATGAGCAAGCACATCGCCCGCTGCCAGGGCATGAGCCTGACCATCAGCGGCCCCGCCAGCCCTGCCGGACGTGGCGCAACACCGTGGAAAAACAAACGCAAGCCGACCAAGCGCAAGACCACCGGCACCCCGCGTAAAGCAGCCAAGACCAAGACAGTTTGA
- the glsB gene encoding glutaminase B, with the protein MQALLNEILDAVRPLIGQGKVANYIPALGSVPGNQLGIAVYGNDGEMYCAGDAETLFSVQSISKVFSLVQAIEHSGEAIWERLGHEPSGQPFNSLVQLEFERGRPRNPFINAGALVICDINQSRFAAPALSMRDFVRRLSGNPQVMVDGKVADSEYQHRARNAAMAYLMQSFGNFHNDVEAVLRSYFSHCALRMSCIDLARAFCFLANDGFCKHSGEQILSARQTQQVNSIMATSGLYDEAGNFAYRVGLPGKSGVGGGIVAVVPGRFTVCVWSPELNAAGNSLAGMAALELLSQRIGWSVF; encoded by the coding sequence ATGCAAGCACTGTTGAACGAGATCCTCGATGCGGTTCGCCCCCTGATCGGTCAGGGCAAGGTGGCCAACTACATTCCTGCCCTGGGCAGCGTGCCTGGTAATCAGTTGGGTATTGCCGTGTATGGCAACGACGGCGAGATGTATTGCGCAGGTGATGCCGAAACGCTGTTTTCGGTACAGAGTATTTCCAAGGTGTTCAGCCTGGTACAGGCCATCGAGCACTCCGGTGAAGCGATCTGGGAACGTCTGGGACATGAACCGTCCGGCCAGCCGTTCAATTCCCTGGTGCAACTGGAGTTCGAGCGCGGTCGCCCCCGTAACCCGTTCATCAACGCCGGTGCCCTGGTGATCTGCGATATCAACCAGTCGCGTTTCGCCGCCCCTGCGTTATCGATGCGTGATTTCGTGCGACGCCTGTCGGGCAATCCCCAGGTGATGGTGGACGGCAAGGTCGCTGATTCGGAATACCAGCACCGCGCCCGGAACGCGGCGATGGCTTACCTGATGCAATCGTTCGGCAACTTCCATAACGACGTGGAAGCGGTGCTGCGCAGTTATTTCAGTCACTGTGCGCTACGGATGAGCTGCATCGACCTGGCCCGGGCGTTCTGCTTCCTGGCCAACGACGGATTCTGCAAGCACAGTGGCGAACAGATCCTGAGTGCCCGCCAGACCCAGCAGGTCAATTCCATCATGGCGACCAGCGGGCTGTATGACGAGGCCGGCAATTTCGCTTATCGCGTCGGCCTGCCTGGCAAGAGCGGTGTGGGTGGCGGGATTGTCGCCGTGGTACCGGGGCGCTTCACGGTGTGCGTCTGGTCGCCGGAGCTCAACGCTGCCGGCAACTCCCTGGCCGGCATGGCGGCGCTGGAGTTGCTCAGCCAGCGGATTGGCTGGTCGGTGTTCTGA
- a CDS encoding FadR/GntR family transcriptional regulator, whose product MQDTDAPQRKRTHNLAHDLVTKLSQSILLGQLKPGQKLPSEGAIVLEHGVSRTVVREAISKLQASGLVETRHGIGTFVLEPTGEPGLRLNVDTAAGVRGILELRLGLETQAAALAAQRRSEQHLQQMRQALDDYQRLLSNNDSCVEADRRFHLLIAEATANTCFVEVMQHLGSAMIPRTRVNVAERGQVDLGKLAQLANLEHEAIFNAIKRQDPDAARAAMWLHLTNSRDRFGAGA is encoded by the coding sequence ATGCAAGACACCGACGCGCCCCAGCGCAAACGTACCCACAACCTGGCCCATGACCTGGTGACGAAGCTCAGCCAGAGCATTCTGCTGGGGCAATTGAAACCGGGGCAGAAGCTGCCCTCCGAAGGCGCCATCGTGCTGGAACATGGCGTCAGCCGCACGGTGGTGCGCGAGGCGATTTCCAAGTTGCAGGCTTCGGGGCTGGTGGAGACGCGCCATGGCATCGGTACCTTCGTGCTGGAGCCGACCGGCGAGCCGGGGCTGCGCCTCAACGTCGATACGGCGGCAGGGGTGCGGGGCATCCTGGAACTGCGCCTGGGCCTGGAAACCCAGGCGGCGGCCCTGGCGGCCCAACGCCGCAGCGAACAGCACTTGCAGCAGATGCGCCAGGCACTGGATGACTACCAGCGGTTACTCAGCAACAACGACAGCTGCGTCGAAGCCGACCGGCGCTTCCATCTGCTCATTGCCGAAGCCACGGCCAACACCTGTTTTGTCGAGGTCATGCAGCACCTGGGCAGCGCGATGATCCCCAGGACCCGGGTGAACGTGGCCGAAAGGGGCCAGGTTGACCTGGGGAAACTGGCGCAGTTGGCCAACCTCGAGCACGAGGCCATCTTCAACGCCATCAAGCGCCAGGACCCGGACGCCGCCCGCGCCGCCATGTGGCTGCATCTGACCAACAGCCGTGACCGGTTTGGTGCGGGGGCCTGA
- a CDS encoding CoA transferase subunit B, with protein MALSREQMAQRVAREMQDGYYVNLGIGIPTLVANYIPEGMEVMLQSENGLLGMGAFPIEAEVDADMINAGKQTVTARIGASIFSSAESFAMIRGGHIDLTVLGAFEVDVEGNIASWMIPGKLVKGMGGAMDLVAGAENIIVTMTHASKDGESKLLPRCSLPLTGAGCIKRVLTDLAYLEIQDGAFILKERAPGVSVEEIVAKTAGKLIVPDHVPEMQFAAQ; from the coding sequence ATGGCACTTTCCCGCGAACAAATGGCTCAACGCGTCGCCCGCGAAATGCAGGACGGCTACTACGTGAACCTGGGCATCGGCATTCCCACCCTGGTCGCCAACTACATCCCCGAAGGCATGGAAGTCATGCTGCAATCGGAAAACGGCTTGCTCGGCATGGGCGCATTCCCCATCGAAGCCGAAGTCGATGCCGACATGATCAACGCCGGCAAGCAGACCGTCACCGCGCGCATCGGCGCATCGATCTTCTCTTCCGCCGAGTCGTTTGCGATGATTCGCGGCGGCCACATCGACCTGACCGTGCTCGGCGCGTTCGAGGTGGACGTCGAAGGCAACATTGCCTCGTGGATGATTCCCGGCAAACTGGTCAAGGGCATGGGCGGTGCGATGGACCTGGTGGCCGGTGCCGAGAACATCATCGTCACCATGACCCATGCGTCCAAGGACGGCGAATCGAAACTGCTGCCCCGTTGCAGTCTGCCGCTGACCGGCGCCGGTTGCATCAAGCGCGTACTGACCGACCTGGCCTACCTGGAAATCCAGGACGGCGCCTTCATCCTGAAAGAACGTGCCCCGGGTGTCAGCGTCGAAGAAATCGTCGCCAAGACCGCCGGCAAATTGATCGTGCCGGACCACGTCCCTGAAATGCAGTTCGCTGCCCAGTGA
- a CDS encoding acetyl-CoA C-acetyltransferase: MQEVVIVAATRTAIGSFQGSLASIPAPELGAAVIRRLLEQTGLSGEQVDEVILGQVLTAGSGQNPARQASILAGLPHAVPAMTLNKVCGSGLKALHLGAQAIRCGDADVIIAGGMENMSLAPYVLPAARTGLRMGHAKMIDSMITDGLWDAFNDYHMGITAENLVDKYGISREEQDAFAAASQQKAVAAIEGGRFADEITPILIPQRKGDPVAFATDEQPRAGTTAESLGKLKPAFKKDGSVTAGNASSLNDGAAAVLLMSAEKAKALGLPVLAKISAYANAGVDPAIMGIGPVSATRRCLDKAGWSLEQLDLIEANEAFAAQSLAVAKELKWDMDKVNVNGGAIALGHPIGASGCRVLVSLLHEMIKRDARKGLATLCIGGGQGVALALERA, translated from the coding sequence ATGCAAGAAGTCGTGATTGTCGCCGCCACCCGTACCGCCATCGGCAGTTTCCAGGGTTCGCTGGCTTCCATTCCTGCACCGGAACTCGGTGCAGCGGTGATCCGCCGCCTGCTGGAACAGACCGGACTTTCCGGCGAACAGGTCGATGAAGTGATTCTGGGCCAGGTGCTGACCGCAGGCTCCGGGCAGAACCCGGCGCGCCAGGCGTCGATCCTCGCCGGGTTGCCCCATGCCGTGCCCGCGATGACCCTGAACAAAGTCTGCGGCTCGGGGCTCAAGGCCTTGCACCTCGGTGCCCAGGCGATCCGCTGTGGTGATGCCGACGTCATCATCGCCGGTGGCATGGAGAACATGAGCCTGGCCCCCTACGTGCTGCCGGCCGCCCGCACCGGTCTGCGCATGGGCCACGCGAAGATGATCGACAGCATGATCACCGATGGCTTGTGGGACGCGTTCAACGATTACCACATGGGCATCACCGCCGAGAACCTGGTGGACAAGTACGGCATCAGCCGCGAGGAGCAGGATGCCTTTGCCGCCGCCTCCCAGCAGAAAGCCGTGGCCGCGATTGAAGGTGGCCGGTTTGCCGATGAGATCACGCCGATCCTGATTCCCCAGCGCAAGGGCGACCCGGTGGCGTTCGCTACCGACGAGCAACCGCGCGCCGGGACCACTGCCGAATCCCTGGGCAAACTCAAGCCCGCTTTCAAGAAAGACGGCAGCGTCACCGCTGGTAATGCTTCGTCACTCAATGACGGGGCGGCGGCGGTGTTGCTGATGAGCGCTGAAAAAGCCAAGGCCCTGGGTTTGCCGGTACTGGCGAAGATCAGTGCCTATGCCAATGCCGGCGTCGACCCGGCGATCATGGGCATCGGCCCGGTCTCGGCCACCCGCCGCTGCCTGGACAAGGCCGGCTGGTCCCTGGAGCAACTGGACTTGATCGAAGCCAACGAAGCCTTCGCCGCCCAGTCGCTGGCGGTGGCCAAGGAGCTGAAATGGGACATGGACAAGGTCAACGTCAATGGCGGCGCCATCGCCCTGGGTCATCCGATCGGCGCTTCGGGCTGCCGGGTACTGGTGTCGTTGTTGCATGAGATGATCAAGCGCGACGCCAGGAAAGGCCTCGCGACGCTGTGCATCGGTGGCGGCCAAGGCGTGGCCCTGGCCCTGGAACGGGCGTAA